The proteins below are encoded in one region of Micromonospora pisi:
- a CDS encoding fatty acid desaturase family protein has translation MTVGAVAEPTLRRGSDYAQLSRKISQAGLLNRRPGWYAAKIALTVGLFAAGWGALVLVGDSWWQLLVAVLLAIGSTQVAFLGHDAGHRQMFRNRRASEVAGLLAANLAVGLSYGWWIDKHNRHHANPNHEDHDPDVGAGALVWTDEQARERRGFGHWLARHQAYLFFPMLTLEGLNLHYASFQGLFRAPMRYRAVEAVLLVAHVAAYLGVVFAVLSPVKALVFIAVHQGLWGVYMGCSFAPNHKGMPVLTAEDDLDFLRKQVLTSRNVRGSRVVDFALGGLNYQIEHHLFPSMPRSNLRKAQPIVRQYCAEQGIPYEETGLLDSYAQALRHLHSVGAGLRADR, from the coding sequence ATGACGGTCGGCGCGGTGGCGGAACCCACCCTTCGACGAGGTAGCGACTACGCGCAGTTATCTCGGAAGATCAGTCAGGCGGGTCTGCTGAACCGCCGGCCCGGTTGGTACGCGGCCAAGATCGCATTGACCGTCGGGCTTTTCGCCGCCGGCTGGGGCGCCCTTGTCCTGGTCGGTGACTCGTGGTGGCAACTGCTGGTCGCGGTCCTCCTCGCGATCGGTTCCACCCAGGTCGCCTTCCTCGGACACGACGCCGGTCACCGGCAGATGTTCCGCAACCGCCGGGCCAGCGAGGTCGCCGGCCTGCTCGCCGCGAACCTGGCGGTCGGGCTGAGCTACGGCTGGTGGATCGACAAGCACAACCGGCACCACGCCAACCCCAACCACGAGGACCACGACCCCGACGTCGGCGCCGGAGCCCTGGTCTGGACCGACGAGCAGGCGCGCGAGCGGCGCGGCTTCGGCCACTGGCTGGCCCGGCACCAGGCGTACCTTTTCTTCCCGATGCTGACCCTGGAAGGGTTGAACCTGCACTACGCGAGCTTCCAGGGACTGTTCCGGGCACCGATGCGGTACCGGGCGGTCGAGGCCGTGCTGCTGGTCGCGCACGTGGCCGCGTACCTCGGCGTGGTCTTCGCCGTACTGTCGCCGGTAAAGGCGCTGGTCTTCATCGCCGTACACCAGGGATTGTGGGGCGTCTACATGGGTTGCTCGTTCGCGCCCAACCACAAGGGGATGCCGGTGCTGACCGCCGAGGACGACCTCGACTTCCTCCGCAAGCAGGTCCTGACCTCCCGCAATGTACGGGGCAGCCGGGTCGTCGACTTCGCGCTCGGCGGGCTGAACTACCAGATCGAACACCACCTCTTCCCGAGCATGCCCCGCTCGAATCTGCGCAAGGCCCAGCCGATCGTCCGGCAGTACTGCGCGGAGCAGGGCATCCCCTACGAGGAGACCGGCCTGCTCGACTCGTACGCCCAGGCGCTGCGGCACCTGCACAGCGTCGGAGCCGGGTTGCGCGCCGACCGTTGA
- a CDS encoding SCO7613 C-terminal domain-containing membrane protein has protein sequence MSNPPSLYPCPGCGAGANLSTGCPRCGRAPDPVAAEVVRLDGEIVALTARVEQTRQAYTALVTTLDGLRRRRAELAAQVRVVATRPAPAPVVHAAAPPPVRPEASTRTVQNLLFVLGGLLLCAAAIVFIAVTWSVVGVAGRAAILAGVTAGVLALPPLAKRRGLTATAETFSVVGLLLLALDGYAAWSVNLLDVRAWSGPTYAALVWGVSAAVALGYQRLTRLDAPWFTALALVQPVLPLLVSETDPGAAGWALAFATLAGFNLIVVYAERIRSAPVPETGEPAPAGVRVGGGGTDGAAPGGVAPARRVVGWVAYAAALAVAAFCGLIALLVGDGPGTPVLAGGPLLVAVAVLVAGAVLARNAGFQAAAGLVVVLTLAAATLRPVLDLAPPSALVASGVVIAVLAGAVAWGRRWLPVEVWRGPWIGGLLLGGALGSLTFAMAAMTGLAAVDRSRPAWRGSGTGLVSTLDWQASVTVLLVALALAMLLPRPAREPVAVAGVGLAVLAFPAALPLPWWGLAGVELAVAVPLLLAAVRVPAPGVASVLVRAVVGAALAGHAFLVALARPTSAAAVLGTIMLTGLVVAVLAGAGRPGEDGTDGDGDGTPDPVTAVRRVIGGAALTVGLFAVPATTTVGLFAAGVQPWWQARAALASGVLVLGAVALVRRRRPDHLPYADTALAGTALVTGLAPLAGGTDEPLGLYSALALLLGVAALQIGGVLTARAGTPTGTGPVEAPRAGTRLPGPVSASLLCVPVLAFPVLLAVAPTVGAVLLGPYGWLGRVWSGTPTGVGLAPHGWPVDGRAGAALVVLTGVLALAGWGWHRSLGGAALVAFPVAATAVPVVLACVGANWPVVPAVALLGGLAALLAGTVPIGRTAAPGATRFGLVAVPAGVLLAAAGLAGALPTKASTLLALGLVVLVATAIGAAAGGAAPLPAVRVVGWLVASGAALTLAVAASRAAELPLRVAALVVLGVATVVLAGGALLRGRRPAESIAIEAAGHAGALVALLLTVGSARYAAAVATIWGVVVGVRALRPGEPARRRSLLASAAAGCELLAVWVLLGSAQVAVLEAYTLPTALCALVVGALALRVQPALSSWVTYGPGLAAALLPSLASVLVDGDQPWRRLLLGVGALVVVLAGAHWRQQAPVLLGGATLAVVALHEVVGAWDQLPRWIFLAAGGLALIGLAITYERRRRDLSRWRAAVSRMS, from the coding sequence GTGAGCAATCCGCCGAGTCTGTATCCCTGCCCCGGATGTGGGGCAGGGGCCAATCTGAGCACCGGCTGCCCGCGCTGTGGACGGGCACCGGACCCGGTCGCCGCCGAGGTGGTCCGGTTGGACGGTGAGATCGTCGCGCTGACCGCCCGGGTCGAGCAGACCCGGCAGGCGTACACGGCACTGGTCACCACCCTCGACGGGCTCCGCCGCCGCCGAGCCGAACTGGCCGCACAGGTACGGGTGGTGGCGACACGCCCGGCACCCGCCCCGGTCGTCCACGCCGCCGCGCCGCCACCGGTACGCCCGGAAGCGTCCACCCGGACGGTACAGAACCTGCTCTTCGTCCTCGGTGGACTGCTGCTCTGCGCCGCCGCGATCGTCTTCATCGCGGTCACCTGGTCGGTGGTCGGAGTGGCCGGCCGGGCGGCGATCCTGGCCGGCGTCACGGCCGGTGTGCTCGCGTTGCCACCGCTGGCGAAGCGACGAGGGCTCACCGCGACCGCCGAGACGTTCTCGGTGGTCGGACTCCTGCTGCTGGCGCTCGACGGTTACGCCGCCTGGTCGGTGAACCTGCTCGACGTCCGGGCCTGGTCGGGCCCCACCTACGCGGCGCTGGTCTGGGGAGTCAGCGCTGCCGTGGCCCTCGGCTACCAACGACTGACCCGCCTCGACGCGCCCTGGTTCACCGCGCTGGCGCTGGTCCAGCCGGTGTTGCCGCTCCTGGTGAGCGAGACGGATCCCGGTGCGGCCGGCTGGGCGCTGGCCTTCGCCACGCTTGCCGGATTCAACCTGATCGTGGTGTACGCCGAGCGGATCCGGTCCGCTCCGGTGCCGGAGACCGGTGAACCGGCCCCGGCGGGCGTACGTGTGGGAGGTGGGGGAACTGACGGGGCGGCGCCCGGAGGGGTGGCGCCGGCTCGTCGGGTCGTCGGCTGGGTGGCGTACGCCGCCGCGCTGGCGGTCGCCGCGTTCTGCGGCCTGATCGCGCTGCTGGTGGGCGACGGGCCGGGAACGCCGGTGTTGGCCGGCGGGCCACTGCTGGTCGCGGTGGCGGTACTGGTGGCCGGTGCGGTGCTCGCGCGCAACGCCGGCTTCCAGGCCGCCGCCGGACTGGTGGTCGTGCTCACCCTCGCCGCCGCGACCCTGCGCCCGGTCCTCGACCTGGCCCCGCCATCGGCACTGGTGGCGAGCGGCGTGGTGATCGCCGTACTGGCCGGCGCGGTCGCGTGGGGCCGCAGATGGCTGCCGGTCGAGGTCTGGCGCGGCCCGTGGATCGGCGGGCTGTTGCTCGGTGGCGCCCTGGGCTCACTGACCTTCGCGATGGCCGCGATGACCGGACTGGCGGCGGTGGACCGTTCGCGGCCGGCCTGGCGGGGGAGCGGCACCGGGCTGGTCAGCACGTTGGACTGGCAGGCGTCGGTGACCGTACTGCTGGTCGCGTTGGCGCTCGCGATGCTGCTGCCCCGGCCGGCCCGGGAACCAGTGGCGGTAGCCGGCGTCGGGCTGGCGGTGCTCGCCTTCCCGGCCGCGCTGCCGCTGCCCTGGTGGGGGCTGGCCGGGGTGGAACTGGCGGTCGCGGTGCCGCTGCTGCTCGCCGCCGTACGCGTGCCGGCGCCCGGGGTGGCGTCGGTGCTGGTCCGGGCGGTCGTCGGAGCGGCACTGGCCGGGCACGCGTTCCTGGTCGCCCTGGCCCGTCCGACCAGTGCCGCGGCCGTACTCGGCACGATCATGCTGACCGGGCTGGTCGTCGCCGTACTCGCCGGCGCCGGTCGGCCCGGCGAGGACGGCACCGACGGCGACGGCGACGGGACACCGGACCCGGTAACAGCAGTACGGCGGGTCATCGGCGGGGCGGCTCTCACCGTCGGCCTCTTCGCCGTACCGGCGACGACAACTGTCGGACTCTTCGCCGCCGGGGTGCAACCGTGGTGGCAGGCGCGGGCCGCGCTCGCCAGCGGCGTACTCGTACTCGGTGCGGTGGCGCTGGTACGTCGCCGCCGACCCGATCACCTCCCGTACGCCGACACCGCACTCGCCGGCACCGCACTGGTGACCGGGCTGGCCCCACTGGCCGGGGGAACCGACGAGCCGCTCGGGCTCTACTCGGCGCTGGCACTGCTCCTGGGAGTCGCCGCGCTCCAGATCGGCGGAGTGCTGACGGCGCGGGCCGGCACCCCGACCGGCACCGGACCGGTGGAGGCGCCACGGGCCGGAACCCGGCTGCCCGGCCCGGTGTCGGCCAGCCTGCTCTGCGTGCCGGTGCTGGCGTTCCCGGTCCTGCTCGCGGTCGCGCCGACCGTGGGCGCGGTGCTGCTCGGCCCGTACGGCTGGCTGGGCCGGGTCTGGTCCGGGACGCCCACCGGTGTCGGGCTCGCCCCGCACGGCTGGCCCGTCGACGGCCGTGCCGGCGCCGCACTGGTGGTGCTGACCGGCGTACTCGCCCTGGCCGGCTGGGGTTGGCACCGCAGCCTCGGCGGGGCGGCACTGGTGGCGTTCCCGGTGGCCGCGACAGCGGTGCCGGTCGTACTCGCCTGCGTCGGTGCAAACTGGCCGGTGGTGCCGGCGGTGGCCCTGCTCGGCGGACTCGCCGCGCTGCTTGCCGGCACCGTACCGATCGGCCGTACGGCAGCGCCCGGCGCGACCCGGTTCGGGCTGGTGGCCGTACCCGCGGGGGTGTTGCTGGCCGCGGCCGGCCTGGCCGGCGCGTTGCCCACCAAGGCCAGCACCCTGCTCGCGTTGGGCCTGGTCGTGCTGGTCGCCACGGCGATCGGCGCGGCGGCCGGCGGCGCGGCACCACTGCCGGCGGTGCGGGTCGTCGGCTGGCTCGTCGCCAGCGGCGCCGCCCTCACCCTCGCGGTCGCCGCCAGCCGGGCGGCCGAACTGCCGCTGCGGGTGGCCGCGCTCGTGGTGCTCGGGGTGGCCACGGTGGTGCTGGCCGGCGGTGCGTTGCTGCGCGGACGGCGGCCGGCCGAGTCGATCGCGATCGAGGCGGCCGGGCATGCCGGGGCGCTGGTCGCCCTGCTGCTGACCGTCGGCTCCGCCCGGTACGCGGCAGCGGTCGCCACCATCTGGGGGGTGGTGGTCGGGGTACGCGCGCTGCGCCCGGGTGAGCCGGCCCGGCGCCGATCACTGCTCGCCTCGGCGGCGGCCGGTTGTGAACTGCTCGCGGTCTGGGTGCTGCTCGGCTCCGCGCAGGTGGCGGTGCTGGAGGCGTACACCCTGCCCACAGCGCTCTGCGCGCTGGTCGTCGGCGCGCTGGCGCTACGAGTCCAGCCAGCGTTGAGCAGTTGGGTGACGTACGGCCCCGGGCTCGCGGCGGCGCTCCTGCCCAGCCTCGCGTCGGTGCTGGTCGACGGGGACCAACCGTGGCGGCGGCTGCTGCTCGGAGTCGGCGCGCTGGTGGTGGTGCTGGCCGGGGCGCACTGGCGGCAGCAGGCGCCGGTGCTGCTCGGCGGCGCCACGCTGGCCGTCGTCGCCCTGCACGAGGTGGTCGGCGCGTGGGACCAACTACCCCGGTGGATCTTCCTGGCCGCCGGTGGGCTCGCCCTGATCGGGCTCGCCATCACGTACGAGCGGCGGCGGCGGGACCTGTCGCGCTGGCGCGCGGCCGTCTCCCGGATGAGTTGA
- the cutA gene encoding divalent-cation tolerance protein CutA produces the protein MDQLCVVTTVVDARSVADLLAAAAVAGRLAACAQVGGPMDSTYWWQSRMETTREWSVQFKTAPDRVEALVDHLRSSHPYEVPEILVHWVESGNPDYTTWIHDQTRT, from the coding sequence GTGGACCAGCTCTGCGTGGTAACGACCGTGGTGGATGCCCGGTCAGTGGCGGATCTGCTCGCCGCCGCCGCGGTCGCCGGCCGGCTGGCGGCCTGCGCCCAGGTGGGCGGCCCGATGGACAGCACCTACTGGTGGCAGTCCCGGATGGAAACCACCCGCGAGTGGTCGGTGCAGTTCAAGACCGCGCCGGACCGGGTGGAGGCGCTCGTCGACCACCTGCGCAGCTCCCATCCGTACGAGGTGCCGGAGATCCTGGTGCACTGGGTGGAGAGCGGAAACCCGGACTACACCACCTGGATCCACGACCAGACCCGGACCTGA
- a CDS encoding 1-acyl-sn-glycerol-3-phosphate acyltransferase: MWLPPRWLRRVFLGPVVVLLAVLVVSALPVWLILAAAASPLVPGYLRPLRVLWMAIIYLAWDATALIALFALWIASGFGWKKRSPRFQRAHYVLTGWFLNFLFWQAQWTLRLTIEMVGTDPDSALPGRPQLVLCRHAGPGDSFILIHALVNWFDREPRIVLKQTLQWDPAVDVLLNRLPNRFIAPGRAQDPAIGGDSRQPGRTLTEQIGHLAVGLDSDDAFVIFPEGGNFTPRRRIRAIERLRARGLEKMAVRAEAMRHVLAPQPGGVLAALDAAPDAGVIFVAHTGLDRMLTVADVWRELPMDKKIVMRFWSVPPEEIPAGRQERIDWLYDWWKRIDEWVDIHRNSA, from the coding sequence ATGTGGTTGCCGCCGCGCTGGCTGCGGCGGGTGTTCCTCGGGCCGGTGGTGGTGCTGCTGGCCGTACTCGTGGTCAGCGCGTTGCCGGTCTGGCTGATCCTCGCGGCGGCGGCGTCGCCACTGGTGCCGGGTTATCTGCGCCCGCTGCGGGTGCTCTGGATGGCGATCATCTACCTGGCCTGGGACGCGACCGCGCTGATCGCGCTCTTCGCGCTCTGGATCGCCTCCGGTTTCGGTTGGAAGAAGCGCTCACCCCGGTTCCAGCGGGCGCACTACGTGCTCACCGGCTGGTTCCTCAACTTCCTCTTCTGGCAGGCGCAGTGGACGCTGCGGCTGACCATCGAGATGGTGGGCACCGACCCGGACAGCGCGTTGCCGGGTCGCCCGCAGTTGGTGCTCTGCCGGCATGCCGGCCCGGGTGACTCGTTCATCCTGATCCACGCTCTGGTGAACTGGTTCGATCGCGAGCCGCGGATCGTCCTCAAGCAGACCCTGCAGTGGGACCCGGCGGTCGACGTCCTGCTCAATCGACTGCCGAACCGGTTCATCGCGCCCGGCCGGGCGCAGGATCCGGCGATCGGCGGCGACAGTCGTCAGCCGGGCCGTACCCTCACCGAGCAGATCGGGCACCTCGCGGTCGGCCTGGACAGCGACGACGCGTTCGTGATCTTTCCAGAGGGCGGGAACTTCACGCCGCGTCGGCGGATCCGGGCCATCGAGCGGCTGCGGGCGCGGGGGTTGGAGAAGATGGCCGTACGGGCGGAGGCGATGCGGCACGTGCTCGCACCGCAGCCCGGCGGCGTACTAGCCGCGCTCGATGCGGCACCGGACGCGGGCGTCATTTTTGTCGCGCACACCGGTCTCGACCGAATGCTGACCGTGGCCGACGTCTGGCGCGAACTGCCGATGGATAAGAAGATTGTGATGCGTTTCTGGTCGGTGCCGCCGGAGGAAATACCAGCTGGTCGGCAGGAGCGGATCGACTGGCTCTACGACTGGTGGAAACGTATCGACGAATGGGTCGATATCCACCGCAACAGCGCGTAA
- a CDS encoding patatin-like phospholipase family protein, which produces MVKGPVAFVLGGGGVLGAVEVGMLRALFRAGIRPDLVIGTSIGAVNGALVAADPTEAVTNRLVRLWASPEASEVYGDSVARQLRRFAARTHLHSPRPLRRLLESEIGERTTFADLKVPFRCCAASIERAAEHWFSSGPVVDAVLASASVPGLLPPSEIDGEHFVDGGIVNSIPIGEAVDCGAKQIFVLQVGRIERPLSPPRRPWEIAQVAFEIARRHRFAREMAALPDDVDVHVLPTGGSQPRDDTPWAYRDMAAVGRRISRAYTASRRYLQSHVEGS; this is translated from the coding sequence ATGGTCAAGGGTCCGGTCGCGTTCGTGCTCGGCGGCGGTGGCGTGCTCGGTGCGGTCGAGGTCGGCATGCTCCGGGCGCTGTTCCGCGCCGGCATCCGCCCCGATCTTGTCATCGGTACGTCGATTGGTGCGGTCAACGGCGCCCTGGTGGCGGCCGATCCGACCGAGGCGGTGACCAACCGGCTGGTCCGGCTCTGGGCGTCGCCCGAGGCGAGCGAGGTGTACGGCGACTCGGTGGCCCGGCAACTCCGCCGGTTCGCCGCCCGTACGCACCTGCACTCGCCCCGTCCGCTGCGCCGGCTGCTCGAATCCGAGATCGGTGAACGGACCACCTTCGCCGACCTGAAGGTGCCGTTCCGCTGCTGTGCGGCGAGCATCGAGCGCGCCGCCGAGCACTGGTTCTCCAGCGGGCCGGTGGTCGACGCGGTGCTCGCCTCGGCCTCGGTTCCCGGCCTGCTCCCACCTTCGGAGATCGACGGGGAGCACTTCGTCGACGGCGGCATCGTCAACTCGATTCCGATCGGCGAGGCGGTGGACTGCGGGGCGAAGCAGATCTTCGTGCTCCAGGTGGGCCGGATCGAACGGCCGTTGAGCCCGCCCCGGCGGCCGTGGGAGATCGCCCAGGTCGCCTTCGAGATCGCCCGAAGGCACCGGTTCGCCCGGGAGATGGCGGCGCTGCCGGACGACGTGGACGTGCACGTACTGCCGACCGGAGGGTCGCAGCCACGCGATGACACCCCGTGGGCGTACCGCGACATGGCGGCGGTGGGCCGGCGGATCAGCCGGGCGTACACCGCCTCCCGGCGCTACCTGCAATCGCACGTCGAGGGCAGCTGA
- a CDS encoding helix-turn-helix transcriptional regulator: protein MNEVIYDRIAVLRVERGISRRQLAEALGVHYQTVGYLERGEFRPSLHLALRIAAFFEVPVEVVFSTEPFPRIGGGPAVSERRPA, encoded by the coding sequence ATGAACGAGGTGATCTACGACCGGATCGCGGTGCTCCGGGTCGAGCGGGGCATCTCCCGCCGACAGCTCGCCGAGGCGCTCGGGGTCCACTACCAGACCGTGGGCTACCTCGAGCGGGGCGAGTTCCGGCCCAGCCTGCACCTGGCGTTGCGGATCGCCGCCTTCTTCGAGGTGCCGGTCGAGGTGGTCTTCTCCACCGAGCCCTTTCCGCGCATCGGTGGCGGCCCGGCCGTGTCGGAGCGGCGGCCCGCCTGA
- a CDS encoding ABC transporter permease codes for MTPVLTAVRSGLARGGIELRQTFTTAQDLWTYFFPTAILLVVMFFTRDVSVPGTSFSLGSRTLPSAIGMGVAFGGLVNVAQQLIVEREDGTLLRAKAVPNGMLGYLIGKIVLISGITVVSTTLQLVPGLFLVDGLTVTSLTSWLTLAWVLALGLVATMPIGAIIGSLFDNPRNMGLIMLPIMGLVASSGIFYPITNFPAWLQGVAQVFPIYWLGLGMRSALLPENLSAVEIGQSWRHLETLGVLGIWAVVGLVVAPVVLRRMARRESGSSVAARREKALQRVA; via the coding sequence ATGACGCCGGTGCTGACCGCGGTCCGGTCCGGGCTCGCGCGCGGCGGGATCGAGCTGCGCCAGACGTTCACCACCGCCCAGGACCTCTGGACCTATTTCTTCCCCACCGCGATCCTGCTCGTGGTCATGTTCTTCACCCGGGACGTCAGCGTGCCCGGGACCAGCTTCTCACTCGGGTCGCGGACCCTGCCGAGCGCGATCGGCATGGGCGTCGCCTTCGGCGGGCTGGTCAACGTGGCCCAGCAGCTCATCGTCGAGCGGGAGGACGGCACCCTGCTCCGGGCCAAGGCGGTCCCGAACGGAATGCTGGGTTACCTGATCGGGAAGATCGTGCTGATCTCCGGTATCACCGTGGTGAGCACCACCCTCCAGCTCGTACCCGGGCTGTTCCTGGTCGACGGTCTGACGGTGACGAGCCTGACCTCCTGGTTGACCCTGGCCTGGGTGCTGGCGCTCGGGCTGGTCGCGACCATGCCGATCGGTGCGATCATCGGCTCGCTCTTCGACAACCCCCGCAACATGGGCCTGATCATGTTGCCCATCATGGGGCTGGTTGCAAGCTCCGGTATCTTCTACCCAATCACCAACTTCCCGGCCTGGCTACAGGGGGTCGCGCAGGTGTTCCCGATCTACTGGCTGGGGTTGGGGATGAGGTCGGCGCTGCTTCCGGAGAACCTGTCGGCGGTCGAGATCGGACAGTCCTGGCGGCACCTGGAGACCCTCGGCGTACTCGGGATCTGGGCGGTTGTCGGGTTGGTCGTGGCGCCGGTCGTGTTGCGCCGGATGGCTCGACGGGAGTCGGGGTCGAGCGTGGCCGCGCGTCGCGAGAAGGCCCTGCAGCGGGTCGCGTGA
- a CDS encoding ABC transporter ATP-binding protein: MTGLQELNAPARVSGRTDGSTVLDVRDLRMRYGTNDVLDGVTFAAHRGEVLALLGPNGAGKTTTIEILEGFRMRSAGEVRVLGVDPGHGDERWRARLGVVLQSWRDHAKWRVRELLAQIGSYYLPYSADQVRRPWDIDELVAAVGLTEHAGKRVGQLSGGQRRRLDVAIGIVGRPELLFLDEPTVGFDPAARREFHDLVHRLSDTDDTTILLTTHDLDEAEKLADRILILAGGRIIADGSADELSRRMSTEAEVRWTHDDQRFVHTTMDATRFVRELFRQHGESVADLEVRRASLEDTYMAMVREFESGRAATAARTFEEVVR; encoded by the coding sequence ATGACGGGGTTGCAGGAGCTGAACGCACCCGCCCGGGTCTCCGGCCGGACCGACGGGTCGACCGTGCTCGACGTACGCGACCTGCGCATGCGCTATGGCACCAACGACGTGCTCGACGGGGTCACGTTCGCCGCGCACCGGGGCGAGGTGCTGGCGCTGCTCGGCCCGAACGGGGCGGGCAAGACCACCACCATCGAGATCCTCGAAGGCTTCCGGATGCGTTCCGCGGGCGAGGTCAGGGTGCTCGGCGTGGACCCAGGACACGGTGACGAGCGGTGGCGGGCCCGGCTCGGCGTGGTCCTCCAGTCCTGGCGTGACCACGCCAAATGGCGGGTACGCGAACTGCTCGCCCAGATCGGTTCCTACTACCTGCCGTACTCCGCCGACCAGGTCCGCCGCCCATGGGACATCGACGAACTGGTGGCGGCGGTCGGGCTCACCGAGCACGCCGGCAAGCGCGTCGGCCAGCTCTCGGGTGGGCAGCGGCGGCGGCTAGACGTGGCGATCGGCATCGTCGGCCGTCCGGAGTTGCTCTTCCTCGACGAGCCGACGGTCGGCTTCGACCCGGCCGCCCGGCGCGAGTTCCACGACCTGGTGCACCGGCTCTCCGACACCGACGACACCACGATCCTGCTCACCACGCACGACCTGGACGAGGCGGAGAAGCTCGCCGACCGGATCCTCATCCTGGCCGGTGGCCGGATCATCGCCGACGGGTCGGCCGACGAACTCTCCCGGCGGATGTCCACCGAGGCGGAGGTCCGCTGGACCCACGACGACCAGCGGTTCGTGCACACCACCATGGACGCCACCCGGTTCGTCCGGGAACTGTTCCGCCAGCACGGTGAGTCCGTCGCCGACCTGGAGGTACGCCGGGCCAGCCTGGAGGACACCTACATGGCCATGGTCCGGGAGTTCGAGTCGGGGCGGGCCGCCACCGCGGCGCGTACGTTCGAGGAGGTTGTCCGATGA